TTCGTCTGCTTGCTGCGGACGACCAGCTTGCCGCTGTCGATGTAAGGCTTCAGGACCGACATGGCGCCGTCGAAGAAGAAATAAGCGTTATTGTCGTCCGGGGAGCCGGCGAACAGCTCGATGTTGAACGGGCCTTTGCCGTCCTTCAGGCCGAGCGCCTTTTCGATATAGGAGGCCTGCAGCACGCCGACCTTGAAGTTATCGAACGTCGCATAGTAGCTGACGTTTTCCGTTTTTTTGATAAGCCGGTCATAGGCGATGACCGGAATTTTCGCGGCGGCCGCTTTTTTCAGCACATCCGTCAGCGACTCCCCGTCGATCGGAGCGATGACGAGCACGTTAGCGCCCTTCGTGATCATGTTCTCGATTTGCGACACCTGGTTTTCGATGACGTCCTCGGCGTACTGAAGATCTGTCTTGTACCCGAGCTTTTCGAACTCTTTGACCATGTTCGAGCCGTCGCTTACCCAGCGTTCCGACGATTTGGTCGGCATCGAGATGCCTACCTTTTTGCCGTCCGACTTCGTTTCGGTTTTCGCCTCCGTTTTGTTCTCCGTCGCTGCGCCGCCCTGAGCCTCGTTTTTCGTCGCACCGCCGCCGCAGGCCGTTACGCCGACGGCAAATGCAAGTGCAAGCAGCATCGTTACCGCTTTTTTCATTTCCGCTTCCCCTCTCGTTTCCTTCAAAGTGTTGTTCGTTTTGACAAGATGAATATATCACCCGCCCGCTCGGGCCGTCTTTTTAACGGTTTAACCTTTTTTATAAAAAAACAACTAAAATCGGGAAGCCCCTCTATTATGGTCAACCGGACAACCGACTTCACGATATTTCCTTCGATAACGACTCTATATATGGCAGAAGATGTCGTATTACCCTATCTATAATCAACCTGTCATGTCTAATGATCCGAAACATTCGGCCCAAAAAGAATCAAGAGGAGAGGGTAATGCAAATGAACCATGTAAGCTCTATCGCATTTCGTCGGGTTACAAGCTTGGTATTGGCGGGCGGCCTCGCCATTTCCGGAACAACGCCGGTTGTGGAAGCCGCCGCTCCGGGGTTAGGTACGATCATCCCTTCAGGCCAGCCGGCCCCCGTCTTATTGCCGGAATCCAACGCGGAAGGTCCCGTTATTCGCGTCCTGTTCAACGGTCAAGAGCTGCAATTTGATGAGGTCCAGCCTGTTTTAAAAGACGGCTCCACGCTGGTACCTTTCCGGAAGCTGTTTGAAACGCTCGGCTTCTCGGTAAGCTGGAAAGACGACGCTCGGCAGGCGGTTGGTACCAAGGATGGTCTGAACATCCAATTGACGATTAACAGCACTACCGCAGCCGTAAATGATAAGAGTGTGCCATTGGAAGTTCCCGCTCAAATGATTGAAGGACATACGATGGTCCCGCTGCGCTTTGTGGCGGAGAACAGCGGGTATCAGGTATCGTTTGAGCAGGCAAACCATACGGCAACGATCCGGATTGAACAAGGCGTTGCAGGATCGGCTCAGCCTCCGAAGCAGCCTCAGGCCCAAGAAGCGGCAGAGCCTTACGTCGTCAAAGGATATGTGCGTGACGCAGCGGGCAATCCGCTATCCGGCGTTTCGGTCTATGCCGACAATACCTTACTTTACGACAGCAGCATTTTGGGGGTCACGGACGATAACGGATACTACCGGCTGGAGCTGCCGGCCATAGCCACGACTTGGAGGATGACCGGCGAATTCTCGATGGAAGTTGGCGGCAAAACCTATGATTTCGATTTGATCGCTGACGGGGACCGGCCGTTTGCGGGAAATACAGGGGCGATTCGAAATTTTACATGGAAAAACGATCTCGGGTACATTTACGTCTACCCCGATCACTTTTCCTTCGAAGACGGCCTGCCGCAGTTCAATCTGACCGATTTGGAATTGACGTTGGAGCCTGTTGGCCCGATGATTGGCGGCAGTGCCGGTCAAAAGATCGTAAAACGCTGCGGACCGATGGAGGTTGCAGGGGAAGGGATAGACAAAATCCCGCTCGGCCGTTATAAGGCTACTGCAAGATGGCTGCCGAGCGGCAGCAAGCCTATCCCTATGCTGATCAAAATCGAAGGCGAGGGGAAATTTGCGGAGTCGGTTGAATTTGATTTCAGCAAACGCAGAGGAATCCTTAGCCATGACTATATGATGGAGCTTCAGGTTCAGCACCCATAGGATTCCACTGTAACATCTCTAAGTTACACGGTGTGGCAACAAGACCTTAACCGGCTGTCCGGTAAGGTCTTGTTCTTTTTTCCACTTTGGTTAAACACGGATTTCAAACTCTTTTTTATAATTGACGGGATCGGGCACGTTTTGTTGTCCCCCGAATTCAAACTCGACGGATTCGGCAAAGGCACCCGTTTTGTTGAGCCGGATCAGCATCGGGATCGGGTCATGACCGGGCGGCAGCCAGCGGACGGAAGCTTTGTAGCGTGCAAGCGGCAGTTGATCCACCCCGATTACATCGTTAATCCGACCGAGGCGCTTGACGATCGGCTTGGAGTAGCTTCCATCCAACGGGATGAGCGTAAGCTCCACATCCTCAACATGAAACTCGGGCTGATCGTCTTTAAAAGAGAAGTAATGAGGATATACATATAAGTACCCGTCTTTATTTTGCCAGGTGACGTGACGGACCGCTCCGGTATTCCCGGCGAAGGGCACATCTCCGTCCGCATACAAATTGTAGCTGAAGCTGCTGCTGCCAACAACCTTCGTAAAGTTGACATTTAACCGCCAAGTCGTGGCAACCTGCGGCAGCTCGAGACGATAGTATCCGGCTTCATCGGTCACGCCGAGGATATTACTGTCGGGCGTAAATGTATTATCCACTTGTACTCTGGCTCCGGCTATAGGGTTCCCTTCGGAGTCGCGCACATAGCCCTTCACTACATAGGGCTCGACAGTCATATCCTGTGTTGGCTGCGGAGTCGTCGGCTGAGGCGTTCCGGGGGCCGGTCTCGGGGCTTGCGCCGCCTCTTCGACCCGAATCGTCACAATGCCGTTCGCGCTCGAGTACGTCACATTATGACCGCTGTTCTCGGCCACAAAGCGCAAAGGAACCATCGTATGTCCGGAAATGATTTGGGCCGGTACGCTTAATGCCGTCTCTTGGCCGTTCACTTTGGCGGTCT
The window above is part of the Paenibacillus hamazuiensis genome. Proteins encoded here:
- a CDS encoding stalk domain-containing protein, with protein sequence MNHVSSIAFRRVTSLVLAGGLAISGTTPVVEAAAPGLGTIIPSGQPAPVLLPESNAEGPVIRVLFNGQELQFDEVQPVLKDGSTLVPFRKLFETLGFSVSWKDDARQAVGTKDGLNIQLTINSTTAAVNDKSVPLEVPAQMIEGHTMVPLRFVAENSGYQVSFEQANHTATIRIEQGVAGSAQPPKQPQAQEAAEPYVVKGYVRDAAGNPLSGVSVYADNTLLYDSSILGVTDDNGYYRLELPAIATTWRMTGEFSMEVGGKTYDFDLIADGDRPFAGNTGAIRNFTWKNDLGYIYVYPDHFSFEDGLPQFNLTDLELTLEPVGPMIGGSAGQKIVKRCGPMEVAGEGIDKIPLGRYKATARWLPSGSKPIPMLIKIEGEGKFAESVEFDFSKRRGILSHDYMMELQVQHP
- the chvE gene encoding multiple monosaccharide ABC transporter substrate-binding protein; this encodes MKKAVTMLLALAFAVGVTACGGGATKNEAQGGAATENKTEAKTETKSDGKKVGISMPTKSSERWVSDGSNMVKEFEKLGYKTDLQYAEDVIENQVSQIENMITKGANVLVIAPIDGESLTDVLKKAAAAKIPVIAYDRLIKKTENVSYYATFDNFKVGVLQASYIEKALGLKDGKGPFNIELFAGSPDDNNAYFFFDGAMSVLKPYIDSGKLVVRSKQTKMEQVATLRWDGATAQARMDNLLSANYAKDKVDAVLSPYDGISIGILSSLKGVGYGKDPSKPLPVITGQDAELASVKSIIAGEQTQTVFKDTRELAKKAVQMADSVLKGQKAEVNDEKTYNNGVKVVPSYLLEPVSVDKSNYEQVLVGSGYYKKEQLGK